Below is a genomic region from Candidatus Epulonipiscium sp..
CTAAGAGAAATGTAGAATTTGAAATATTAAAAGACAATATCAAGGGAATTAAAATTCCCATCAATTCCATTGTCAAAAAAATATTTATCAAAATCCCTAAAATCTACCTACAACAATCTGGCAAGCAGCTTGTTGTCATCAAAAAGGGTTCCGAAAACGATGTCCTCATCCCCATTGAAGTTGCTTATGAGGATGAGGAAAACATATATGTATTACAGGATTTTTCCACCCTTAAATTGTATGAATCCCTAATTCTACCACAGGATGCCTCTAAAGAGCTAATATTAAAAGAAAATGAAGAAAAGGTCGGAGTATTTGTCGTAAATGGCGGCATTATAAGGTTTAAACCAATAAAAGTGCTGGTACAAAACAAGGAGTATGCAGTTGTAGAGCAGGATACACCCTCAGGTATACGATTGTATGATCAAGTTGTATCCAACGCAAAGAACGTTAGAGAAAACCAGTTGATTAATCAGTTTAATGTAATCGATAATAAGTAGCGGTAAGGAGTTTTGTTATGAGTTATATTAAGGATAATCTTGAAGAAATCAAAAATAGGATTGATAAAGCAGCAAGAAAAAGCGGAAGAATAGGTGAGGATATCACTTTAATTGCTGTAACAAAAACCATCGACATAGATAAAATTAATGAAGTTTTATCCTATGGAATCCATAATATCGGAGAAAGTAAGGCTCAGGAAATAATGACAAAATATGATTTTATTAAATCCAATACCCTGTGGCATCTCATAGGTCACCTACAAACAAATAAAATAAAATACTTAATTGATAAAATAGGCTTGATTCATTCTGTAGATAGTGAACGCTTGATTTTTAAAATTGACGACATGGCAAAAAAACATAGTAAGATAATGGATATCCTTCTCCAAATTAATATAGCAAGAGATGAAAAAAAATACGGCCTATTAGAGGAGGACATATACCCCTTAATAGATAAAATTAAGGATTTAAAAAATATACGGGTCAAAGGTCTTATGACTATAGTCCCATATGAGCAAAATCCTGAGGATAGCAGGGGGTATTTTAGTAAATTAAAGCAATTATCTGTTGACATTGCCAGTCAAAATATTGATAATATAAATATGGAAGTTCTTTCTATGGGCATGACCAATGACTATGAAATTGCCATAGAAGAAGGGGCAACTATGGTGAGGATTGGGACAGGCATATTCGGGGAAAGAAATTATAATATATAGGGGGCGTTAGAATGGCAAAGTTTTTAGATAAGATGATGGATGTTATGGGATTTGGCGCTGGAATCGAGGATGAATACGAAGAAGAAATAAATGAAATAGAAGAAAAAACCGAAATTCCACAAATTAGAAGTTTGCGTCAAGGATTTAAAGGGAATTCTAAGATAGTTAATATTCACACCAACATTCAGATGGAAGTTATTATAACAAATCCAGAAACTTATGATGAAGCTCAAGAAATATGCGATCATATTAAACTAAAAAAACCCGTAATCATTAATTTAGAAGAAATGGATAACCGCACAGCACAAAGAGTTATGGATTTCTTAAGTGGTGCATGTTATGCCCTTGATGGAGAAGTTCAAAGGGTTTCTAATAATATATTTATCATTGCTCCGGAAAATGTTGATATTGCAGGAAGTTTTAAAGAAGAGTTAAAAACCAAGGGAATTATTCTACCTTGGATGAGTGCAGCAAAATAATGGAGGCTTCTTATGATTTTAGGTGTGGTTTTATATAAGGCAGTATCGATTTTTTTTAATTTACTTAACCTATTAATTTTTGCTCGAGTTTTTTTATCTTGGTTTCCTATTAATAGGGATAATCCTTTCATAATCCTGATATACAAATTAACAGAACCTATTTTACTGCCCGCTAGGAAGCTTATGGAAAAATCTGTTTTTGGCGGTAGGGGACTTATGATTGATTTTTCGCCGCTTATTTCGTTATTGGCTTTAGAATTTATAAGAAAAATACTAATTTATTTTATTTATACTTATCTTTATATCCGATGAAAGGATTAAAATGATTAATAAAGAAACCTATCTGGCTCGATTTAAGGATGCCAAAGAAAAGCTTATGGCAAGCAAAATATTAGATAAAGTGAATATTTGTTTAAGAGATCATACCAATACTTTTACTGATTTTATTAATATGTATTCGGTGGGAAAGTACTTGGACATGGTAAGCCCTATATTAGGACTCTCTGTCCATTCTTTTGGAGGATACATGGATAGCGAAAGGAAAATCATAGGGTTTTGCCCGCAGTATCGCATTCTAGAAGAGACGGACTTCCCAATTTTACCAATGGAAATAACCCTTAAGACCTTTAATAACGAATCAATATCCCATAGGGATTATTTGGGTTCAATCTTAGGTCTTGGGATTGATAGGAGCAAAGTGGGGGACATATTGACCCTTGGACAAGGGGCCATCGTATTTGTTTGCCCCGATATTGCTTTTTATATACTTAACAATTTACTTAAAGTTAAAAACTCAAAGGCCCAGGTTCGTGAAATCACCCTCGAGGAGGTTACTTTGCCAGAACCAAAGATAAAAGAGATATCCTCTACGGTTTCGTCCTTAAGGGCCGATAACGTTTTAAGTTCGGGTTTTCAATTATCAAGGAGTAAAGCAGTAGAATTAATAAAAACCGATAAATCCTTAATCAATGGAACCATAGCCAATCCTTCTTCTAGCGTTAAAGAAGGAGATTTTTTAACCCTTAGGGGACTTGGAAGGATTCAATTGGTTAAAATAAAAGGAAAAACTAAAAAAGATAGAATTAGTATTGTCATACATCGGTATATATAAGGGGGAACTAGATATGCTTACACCATTAGACATTGAATCACAGGAATTTAAGAGAAGGCCTTACGGCTACTCTGTTGAAGAGGTGGACAAGTTTTTAGATGAAATCATTCAATCTTATGAAGTTGTTTACAAGGAAAATATCGAATTAAGAGATAAAATATCTATGTTAAATGAAGGGATACAATATTATAAGACTTTAGAAAAAACCCTTCAAAGCACCTTGGTATTGGCTGAAAAAACCGCAGAAGAAATAAAATCAACGGCATATCAAAAAGGGGAACAAATTAAAAGAGAAGCTGAAAATAGGTCCGGCGAGATATTAGAAGAAGCCCACCAAAAGCTTTTTAATATGAATCAAGAAATAGAAAGATTAAGAAAGTTATATGTTTCAGCTAAGATACAAATTAAGCAAACCCTACTGACCCAATTAGAACTTCTAGAACAATCTGCACTTTCCAAGGAAAATGAAACCTTTGAAGAAAAAACCGTAAGAAAACAAACCAGAAATCTCCATAACAGGGAGCAAAGCACCTTGAGAAATGAGGATGCTCTATGAATCAAATAATTGTCAATACACCTTCAGCAACCTACCCCATATATTTTTCACAGAGTTTTCCGGGTATTTTAACCGCTTTGGATAAACATGGTTTATCAAATAAAAAGATATGCATTATCACCGATGATAATGTGGATGCCCTCTATGGGCAAGAATTATTAGACCTTATAAAGACCCAATTTAAAGAAGTGTATAAGTTTACTTTTCCAGCGGGGGAAGATAGTAAAAATCTACAGACCGTTCAAGAAACTTATCAGTTCTTTGTTAAAAATCATATGGATAGGAATTCCCTAGTCTTAGCCCTAGGGGGAGGAGTCACTGGGGATATGGCAGGATTTGCCGCAGCTACTTATATGAGGGGCATACCCTTTATCCAAATTCCTACCACCCTTCTTTCTCAAGTAGACAGTAGTGTAGGGGGAAAAGTAGGGGTTGATTTTCTTCAAAATAAAAATATGATAGGAGCATTCTATCAACCGGTCTTTGTATACATTAATTTGAATACCCTAAGGACACTACCAAAAAATCAATTGTCCTCTGGAATGGGGGAAGTTATTAAACATGGACTGATACTGGATAGGGATTATTTTTCATTTATCGAGGATTCTTCCCATTTGATTTTTAATTTAGACAAGACTGCTTTAGAAAGCATTATAAAAAGATCCTGTCAGTTAAAAGCAGGAGTTGTTTCGCAGGATGAAAAGGAATCGGGGTTAAGAGAAATTTTAAACTTCGGTCATACCATCGGCCATTCCATAGAAACCCTTCTTAATTTTAAACTTCTTCATGGGGAATGCGTTTCCATAGGAATCGTTGGGGCAGCATATATATCCTATAAAAAGAATCTTATAACCAAGGATGCCTTAGATAGGATAGAAAGGACCCTAAAATGCTATGATTTGCCAACTAGAATTGATTGCCTTAATCCAGAAGATATTTACAATCAAATGCTTTTGGATAAAAAAACAAAAAACAATATCATCCATTTTGTTCTCTTATCACCCCTTGGACAGGCCATAAGAACAGGAGATTTAACCTCAGATTTAATAAAAGCAGCGATTTCTTATATACAAAAGACGTGCATTTAGGGCATGTCTTTTTTTGAAAATTTGTGCCTCTAGTTTCCATTATGCTTTTTTAACCTTTGGGAAAGCTATATAATAAGTACAACAATTTGACTAAATGGAGGACATAATATGACTAACCAACAAATTAATGAACTAAGAAATAGCTTGCTCAGTGAAAAAAAAGAAGCCCAGGAAGAATTAAATAGGATGGAGGAATATGGGCCGCAGGGTTCACTACTTGAATGGACTGATGAAATATCATCTTACGATAATCATCCCGCAGATATAGGCAGCGAAACCTTTGAAATGGAAAAACTAATGGCACTTAATGTTGGACAGCGAAAGTATCTAGAAAATATCAACGATGCCCTTAAAAAAATAGAAAACAACAATTATGGAGTTTGTGAAACCTGTTCTAAAGAAATAGCTTATGAAAGGTTAAAGGCAATCCCCTATGCCAAGGAATGTATATCCTGCGCCAAAGAACATCAAATCAATCCGGATGATTTTGATGGGGATCGCCCGGTGGAAGAGGAAGTAATAGGACCTGTGTTTAATAGGAACTTTATGAAAGAGGAAGAAGGAGATATAAACCATGGGGCGGAAATTTATAGACAATTAGAATCCTATGGTTCTGCCGATAATATGCAGGATTTGGGATGGGGCATAAAAGATTATGACGAAATCAATAATCTATACGATATGCCCTTAGACACAGTGGATGAAGTGGATTTATTATCCAATCAGGATAGGAAAAACTCCATAGAGTAGTTCTTTACACATATAGAGATGAGTGGTATAATTTTTTTGGTTTGAGGGCTCAATTAAGGAGAGAGAGAATGCTTATTTTATTTTTTTTAATTGTATCTGCATTGGTTATAATTGATCAGGTAACAAAATATGCGGCTTTAAATCATTTAAAGAGCATAAATACATTTCCTATTTTTGAAAATATATTTCATTTAACCTTTGTTGAAAATAAGGGGGCAGCTTTTGGAATCTTACAGAATAAACGATGGTTTTTTGTAGTGATTACCCTTATTATATTACTGGGCATCATTTATTATTATATACATCTTCCTAAGGAAAAATCCTTTAAGGTGATTAGGTTTTGTCTTATGTTAATCAGTGGAGGGGCCATAGGAAACTTAATAGATAGACTTCGGCTAGGATTTGTAATTGACTTTTTTGATTTTCGTTTGATTAATTTTCCGGTATTTAATATTGCGGATATCTGTGTAGTAATAGGAACTCTTTTATTAAGTCTAATGATGTTTTTTACCTCTAATGAAGATTTTACAAAAAAGGAAATAGAATAATGGGTGAATCTACATATATTGCAAAGACCAAAGATAAGGGAAAGCGGATTGATGTATTTCTATCAGAAGAACTTAAGGAATGCTCAAGATCCTTTGCCCAAAAACTTATTACAGATAAAAATGTAAAAATAAATCAAGGGTCTGTAAAGTCCAATTATAAAATCAACCCTGGGGATGTAATCGATGTTAATATACCTCCCCTAGAACCCCTAGTGATATTACCTGAGCCTATTTCTCTAGATATTTTGTATGAAGATGAGGATGTACTTATAATAAACAAACCTCAAGGCATGGTCGTTCATCCAGCCCCGGGGCATTATAGCGGAACTTTGGTAAATGGTTTATTGTATCACTGTCCCAAGGAGCTATCAAGGATTAATGGGGATTTTAGACCTGGGATTGTCCATAGGATTGATAAGGATACCTCTGGAATTCTTATGGTGGCAAAAAATGATTTCACCCATGAAAATCTCACAGTTCAATTAAAAGAGCATTCCATTACCCGGAAGTATAGTGCCGTGGTTTATCATAATATTAAAGAAGAATCAGGAACGGTGGATGCTCCCCTTGGTCGCCATCCCATAGAACGGAAGAAAATGGCCATAACCCATAAAAACTCTAGACATGCCATAACTCATTATACGGTTTTGGAGAGGTTTGGACAATTTACCTATATTGAGGCAAGACTTGAAACTGGACGAACCCATCAAATACGAGTTCATATGAAACATATTGGACATCCCTTATTGGGGGATAGGATTTATGGCCCTAAATCTCAGCCTTTTAATTTAGAAGGGCAAATGCTTCATGCTAGGGTTTTAGGCTTTGTCCATCCAAGCTCTAAGACATATATGGAGTTTGAGGCACCCATTCCAAAGTATTTTATGGGCATTGTCGAAAAGCTTAGAAAAAAGTTTTAATACCAATAGACAAGCAGTTTAAAATATGCTAAAGTAAAAACAGTTTCATTCCTTTAAATTAGTACGAGAGACTAGTAAGGATGTCGGGGTATAGTACTTCTATACTGTTTTTTTGATTATGACTTCTTACTTGGGTAAGGAGTTTTTTTATGCAAAACTTTATAATAAAGGAAGTGTTAAATGAAGGTGTCAAAAGAATTAATGGACAAAAAAGCAGTTGAAAGGGCATTGACTAGAATATCCCATGAGATTATTGAGAAAAATAAAGGCGTTGATGATGTTCTATTAATCGGTATCAAAACCAGGGGGATTCCCTTGGCAGAAAAATTATCAAATAAAATCTATGAGGTCGAAAACGTAAAGGTCCCCGTAGGAATATTGGATATTACTTTTTATAGGGATGATTTAAAACATTTATCCGTTCAGCCCATTGTGCATAATCCCAATCTTAAATGGGATGTGGATGATAAGATCGTTATTTTGGTAGATGATGTGGTTTATACCGGGCGCACTGCAAGAGCGGCTATCGATGCTATTATTGATGCTGGAAGACCAAAACTTATACAGCTGGCAGCCCTAATTGATAGGGGACATAGGGAACTTCCTATCCGTCCTGATTTTATAGGGAAAAACATCCCTACTTCGAAGGAAGAAATAGTAAAGGTAATGATTGAAGAAATCGATGGAAAGACTAGAGTTTTATTAGGAAGAAAATAAAATATATTATTAAGGGGAGAATATTTATGGAGATGACATCTAAAGGTAAAGTAATTTTAGCGCTTCAACATGTATTGGCAATGTTCGGGGCCACAGTATTGGTTCCAATACTTACAGGCTTAGATCCTTCCATAGCCATATTGTGCGCTGGGATAGGAACATTAATCTTTCATTTGTGTACCAAGGGCATAGTTCCTGTATTTCTCGGCTCTAGTTTTGCATTCATTGG
It encodes:
- a CDS encoding YggS family pyridoxal phosphate-dependent enzyme — its product is MSYIKDNLEEIKNRIDKAARKSGRIGEDITLIAVTKTIDIDKINEVLSYGIHNIGESKAQEIMTKYDFIKSNTLWHLIGHLQTNKIKYLIDKIGLIHSVDSERLIFKIDDMAKKHSKIMDILLQINIARDEKKYGLLEEDIYPLIDKIKDLKNIRVKGLMTIVPYEQNPEDSRGYFSKLKQLSVDIASQNIDNINMEVLSMGMTNDYEIAIEEGATMVRIGTGIFGERNYNI
- a CDS encoding cell division protein SepF encodes the protein MAKFLDKMMDVMGFGAGIEDEYEEEINEIEEKTEIPQIRSLRQGFKGNSKIVNIHTNIQMEVIITNPETYDEAQEICDHIKLKKPVIINLEEMDNRTAQRVMDFLSGACYALDGEVQRVSNNIFIIAPENVDIAGSFKEELKTKGIILPWMSAAK
- a CDS encoding YggT family protein yields the protein MILGVVLYKAVSIFFNLLNLLIFARVFLSWFPINRDNPFIILIYKLTEPILLPARKLMEKSVFGGRGLMIDFSPLISLLALEFIRKILIYFIYTYLYIR
- a CDS encoding RNA-binding protein — translated: MINKETYLARFKDAKEKLMASKILDKVNICLRDHTNTFTDFINMYSVGKYLDMVSPILGLSVHSFGGYMDSERKIIGFCPQYRILEETDFPILPMEITLKTFNNESISHRDYLGSILGLGIDRSKVGDILTLGQGAIVFVCPDIAFYILNNLLKVKNSKAQVREITLEEVTLPEPKIKEISSTVSSLRADNVLSSGFQLSRSKAVELIKTDKSLINGTIANPSSSVKEGDFLTLRGLGRIQLVKIKGKTKKDRISIVIHRYI
- a CDS encoding DivIVA domain-containing protein; the protein is MLTPLDIESQEFKRRPYGYSVEEVDKFLDEIIQSYEVVYKENIELRDKISMLNEGIQYYKTLEKTLQSTLVLAEKTAEEIKSTAYQKGEQIKREAENRSGEILEEAHQKLFNMNQEIERLRKLYVSAKIQIKQTLLTQLELLEQSALSKENETFEEKTVRKQTRNLHNREQSTLRNEDAL
- the aroB gene encoding 3-dehydroquinate synthase: MNQIIVNTPSATYPIYFSQSFPGILTALDKHGLSNKKICIITDDNVDALYGQELLDLIKTQFKEVYKFTFPAGEDSKNLQTVQETYQFFVKNHMDRNSLVLALGGGVTGDMAGFAAATYMRGIPFIQIPTTLLSQVDSSVGGKVGVDFLQNKNMIGAFYQPVFVYINLNTLRTLPKNQLSSGMGEVIKHGLILDRDYFSFIEDSSHLIFNLDKTALESIIKRSCQLKAGVVSQDEKESGLREILNFGHTIGHSIETLLNFKLLHGECVSIGIVGAAYISYKKNLITKDALDRIERTLKCYDLPTRIDCLNPEDIYNQMLLDKKTKNNIIHFVLLSPLGQAIRTGDLTSDLIKAAISYIQKTCI
- the lspA gene encoding signal peptidase II, whose translation is MLILFFLIVSALVIIDQVTKYAALNHLKSINTFPIFENIFHLTFVENKGAAFGILQNKRWFFVVITLIILLGIIYYYIHLPKEKSFKVIRFCLMLISGGAIGNLIDRLRLGFVIDFFDFRLINFPVFNIADICVVIGTLLLSLMMFFTSNEDFTKKEIE
- a CDS encoding RluA family pseudouridine synthase, with product MGESTYIAKTKDKGKRIDVFLSEELKECSRSFAQKLITDKNVKINQGSVKSNYKINPGDVIDVNIPPLEPLVILPEPISLDILYEDEDVLIINKPQGMVVHPAPGHYSGTLVNGLLYHCPKELSRINGDFRPGIVHRIDKDTSGILMVAKNDFTHENLTVQLKEHSITRKYSAVVYHNIKEESGTVDAPLGRHPIERKKMAITHKNSRHAITHYTVLERFGQFTYIEARLETGRTHQIRVHMKHIGHPLLGDRIYGPKSQPFNLEGQMLHARVLGFVHPSSKTYMEFEAPIPKYFMGIVEKLRKKF
- the pyrR gene encoding bifunctional pyr operon transcriptional regulator/uracil phosphoribosyltransferase PyrR, producing the protein MKVSKELMDKKAVERALTRISHEIIEKNKGVDDVLLIGIKTRGIPLAEKLSNKIYEVENVKVPVGILDITFYRDDLKHLSVQPIVHNPNLKWDVDDKIVILVDDVVYTGRTARAAIDAIIDAGRPKLIQLAALIDRGHRELPIRPDFIGKNIPTSKEEIVKVMIEEIDGKTRVLLGRK